The Agromyces sp. LHK192 genome includes a window with the following:
- a CDS encoding FAD-dependent monooxygenase, whose protein sequence is MTGGEEITTEVLVVGAGPTGLMLAVTLARLGVDAVVIDGKPGPTRESRALVVQARSLEVYDQLGLIEPVLAEGASAIALVPGAGARPFGRFDLRLAGRDVSEFNDVFVLEQSKNERILADALDVDGRPPLWQHRLVDLRPAAGTSMDAATGVVATLDGPDGEVRVRARYCVGADGAHSAVRKAMGVAFSGVTNEHTFFVADATGTTGLVPESINVRVAEDDILLGFTMGGPGRDRLLGVVRDRDLEPDGTLPEQLVRDRMRDHFGVEYRERTWFATYRLHHRVADRFRVGPCFVAGDAAHIHSPVGGQGMNTGLQDAHNLACAIADVVLGGMPDSRLDRYEAERRPVARTLVETTDRLFAAVTSESRTARLVRGRLAPIVGPVAIRLLPLLIGRRRLFGYVSQTRIRYRMSPPDARVAPADPAVGLRLPWVGDNHVALRAFSWQVHGYGASAALVERIARDLGVEHHVFAPDPHGRLRADRVYIVRRDGFVAAAASADPDRRGVPLAFVEQLAG, encoded by the coding sequence GTGACCGGGGGCGAAGAGATCACGACCGAGGTACTCGTGGTGGGCGCAGGGCCGACCGGCCTGATGCTGGCGGTGACGCTGGCGCGGCTCGGCGTCGACGCGGTCGTGATCGACGGCAAGCCCGGCCCGACTCGCGAGTCCCGGGCCCTCGTGGTGCAGGCGCGGTCGCTCGAGGTCTACGACCAGCTCGGGCTCATCGAGCCTGTCCTCGCCGAGGGCGCCTCGGCCATCGCCCTCGTGCCGGGCGCCGGTGCCCGACCCTTCGGGCGGTTCGACCTGCGGCTCGCCGGGCGCGATGTCTCCGAGTTCAACGACGTCTTCGTGCTCGAGCAGAGCAAGAACGAGCGGATCCTCGCCGACGCGCTCGACGTGGACGGCCGGCCGCCGCTCTGGCAGCACCGGCTCGTCGACCTGCGGCCCGCAGCGGGCACCTCGATGGATGCTGCGACCGGCGTGGTGGCCACCCTCGACGGCCCGGATGGCGAGGTGCGCGTGCGGGCCCGCTACTGCGTCGGAGCCGACGGCGCGCATTCGGCCGTTCGAAAGGCCATGGGGGTCGCCTTCTCGGGCGTCACGAACGAGCACACGTTCTTCGTCGCGGACGCGACCGGCACGACCGGGCTCGTACCCGAGTCGATCAACGTGCGCGTCGCCGAGGACGACATCCTCCTCGGGTTCACGATGGGCGGCCCCGGCCGCGACCGGCTCCTCGGTGTCGTGCGCGACCGCGATCTCGAACCCGACGGAACCCTGCCCGAGCAGCTCGTGCGCGACCGGATGCGCGATCACTTCGGCGTCGAGTACCGCGAGCGCACCTGGTTCGCGACGTACCGGCTGCACCACCGGGTCGCCGATCGGTTCCGCGTCGGACCGTGCTTCGTCGCGGGGGACGCCGCCCACATCCACTCACCTGTCGGCGGCCAGGGCATGAACACCGGCCTGCAGGATGCGCACAACCTCGCCTGCGCGATCGCCGACGTGGTGCTCGGCGGGATGCCCGACAGTCGCCTCGACCGGTACGAGGCCGAGCGCCGTCCGGTCGCCCGCACCCTCGTCGAGACGACCGACCGGCTGTTCGCCGCCGTCACCTCGGAGTCGCGCACCGCGCGCCTCGTGCGCGGCCGGCTGGCACCGATCGTCGGACCGGTCGCCATCCGTCTGCTCCCGCTCCTCATCGGTCGGCGTCGACTGTTCGGGTACGTCTCGCAGACCCGCATCCGCTATCGGATGTCTCCACCCGACGCGCGCGTCGCACCCGCCGATCCCGCGGTCGGCCTGCGGCTGCCGTGGGTCGGCGACAACCACGTCGCGCTGCGCGCGTTCTCGTGGCAGGTGCACGGGTACGGGGCATCCGCTGCGCTCGTCGAACGGATCGCCCGCGACCTCGGCGTCGAGCACCACGTGTTTGCGCCCGACCCGCACGGGCGCCTGCGCGCCGACCGGGTGTACATCGTGCGACGTGACGGGTTCGTCGCGGCCGCGGCATCCGCCGATCCCGATCGCCGGGGCGTGCCGCTCGCGTTCGTCGAGCAACTCGCCGGCTGA
- a CDS encoding NAD(P)-dependent oxidoreductase: protein MAAIAWIGLGHMGGPMSAHLLAAGHDVRGFDLDRAALDVAEARGIRVFDSIAETVDGAEAVFTSLPRNEHVHEVYDAAGGVWSTAPSGALLLDTSTVDVATSRWCHDESAARGYRFVDAPISGGIAGAIAGSLTFMLGGSTADVAEARPLVEPMAGHVFDLGGPTLGIAAKLANNLMLFVSLVGVAEGAQLAASLGLDPQRFFDVASVSSGESWPLRTWYPAPGVVPTSPANRNYDATFSTALAEKDLGFALAAAEASGLSTPAAQLALEQFRRLIDEGYAGKDASLVAKFPSPDGRVAGFDPAG, encoded by the coding sequence ATGGCCGCGATCGCGTGGATCGGACTGGGACACATGGGCGGGCCGATGTCGGCCCACCTGCTGGCGGCGGGGCACGACGTGCGCGGCTTCGACCTCGACCGGGCGGCACTCGATGTCGCCGAGGCGCGGGGCATCCGGGTGTTCGACTCGATCGCCGAGACGGTCGACGGCGCCGAGGCGGTGTTCACGTCGTTGCCACGCAACGAGCATGTGCACGAGGTGTACGACGCCGCCGGCGGCGTCTGGTCGACCGCGCCGTCGGGTGCGCTGCTGCTCGACACGTCGACGGTGGATGTCGCGACCTCGCGCTGGTGCCACGACGAGTCGGCCGCGCGCGGGTACCGGTTCGTCGACGCCCCGATCTCCGGCGGTATCGCGGGCGCGATCGCGGGGTCGCTCACCTTCATGCTCGGCGGGTCGACGGCGGATGTCGCGGAGGCGCGGCCGCTCGTCGAACCGATGGCCGGGCACGTGTTCGACCTCGGGGGCCCGACCCTCGGGATCGCCGCGAAACTCGCCAACAACCTGATGCTGTTCGTGTCGCTCGTCGGCGTGGCCGAGGGCGCCCAGCTCGCCGCGTCGCTCGGCCTCGACCCGCAGCGGTTCTTCGACGTCGCGTCGGTGTCGTCGGGGGAGTCCTGGCCGTTGCGTACCTGGTATCCCGCGCCCGGCGTCGTGCCGACCAGCCCCGCGAACCGCAACTACGACGCCACCTTCTCGACCGCGCTCGCCGAGAAGGACCTCGGGTTCGCGCTCGCCGCGGCCGAGGCATCCGGGCTGTCGACGCCGGCCGCGCAGCTCGCGCTCGAGCAGTTCCGCCGGCTCATCGACGAGGGGTATGCGGGCAAGGACGCGAGCCTCGTCGCGAAGTTCCCGTCGCCCGACGGGCGGGTCGCGGGGTTCGACCCGGCGGGGTGA
- a CDS encoding helix-turn-helix transcriptional regulator, with amino-acid sequence MSSVVELPVIQQDDCCTPLTTTPITLDQAARTASLFKALGDPTRVLLISIVAAAEGQEACVCDLTEPTGLSQPTVSHHLKILTDAGFLSRTRRGNWAYYSLVEGSLDRLTAALGS; translated from the coding sequence ATGAGCTCAGTCGTCGAACTCCCGGTGATCCAGCAGGACGACTGCTGCACTCCGCTGACGACGACACCGATCACCCTCGATCAGGCGGCGCGCACCGCGAGCCTCTTCAAGGCCCTCGGTGATCCGACGCGCGTGCTGCTCATCTCGATCGTGGCGGCTGCAGAAGGTCAGGAAGCCTGCGTCTGCGACCTCACCGAACCCACCGGACTCTCGCAGCCGACCGTCTCGCACCATCTGAAGATCCTCACCGATGCCGGCTTCCTCAGCCGCACGCGGCGCGGCAACTGGGCGTACTACTCGCTGGTGGAGGGATCGCTCGACCGGCTCACCGCTGCGCTCGGGTCGTAA
- a CDS encoding NAD(P)-binding domain-containing protein, with translation MTLVEPTTPTTSTVSDDRLDGLPVVIIGAGPIGLAAAANLVERGIPFEIHEAGDSVGDAIRRWGHTRLFSPWRHLVDPASRRLLEPTGWQHPQEDRLPTGAELVSEYLEPLAALPAIAGHIVTGSTVVAVSRDGADRTRTTGREGTPFVLRIDGADGADERRARAVIDASGTTRSPNSLGSSGIDPLGAETVRDLVTSALPDVLGRDRDRFAGLHTVVVGAGHSAANTLLDLAALADEAPGTRVTWIIRNRSAVRVSASVDDGLPARASIGGRVDRLVATGRVRLVDRFEIERLRRDGDQATLIGHRGGMPEEVTADVVVTATGFRPDLGLLREIRLDLDEVVEAPRRLAPLIDPNVHSCGTVPPHGVDELRHPEPQFFIAGMKSYGRAPTFLLATGYEQVRSIAAHLAGDRRAAEAVELLLPATGVCSTSLGDTAAADASCCGSASLASCN, from the coding sequence ATGACCCTCGTCGAACCGACGACCCCGACAACCTCGACCGTGAGCGACGATCGCCTCGACGGGCTCCCCGTCGTGATCATCGGAGCCGGGCCGATCGGGCTCGCCGCTGCGGCGAACCTCGTCGAGCGGGGCATCCCGTTCGAGATCCACGAAGCCGGCGACAGCGTCGGCGACGCGATTCGACGATGGGGGCACACCCGACTGTTCTCGCCATGGCGCCACCTCGTGGATCCCGCATCGCGACGCCTGCTCGAGCCCACAGGCTGGCAGCACCCCCAGGAGGACCGCCTGCCGACCGGCGCCGAACTCGTTTCGGAGTACCTCGAGCCGCTGGCCGCGCTTCCCGCGATCGCCGGGCACATCGTCACCGGATCCACCGTCGTCGCCGTCAGCCGCGACGGCGCTGATCGGACCCGCACGACGGGCCGTGAGGGCACGCCGTTCGTGCTCCGCATCGACGGCGCCGACGGTGCCGACGAACGGCGAGCACGAGCGGTCATCGATGCATCCGGCACGACCCGCAGCCCGAACTCGCTCGGCTCCTCCGGCATCGACCCTCTGGGTGCGGAGACCGTGCGCGACCTGGTTACGTCCGCGCTGCCGGACGTGCTCGGTCGCGACCGCGACCGCTTCGCCGGTCTCCACACCGTCGTGGTCGGGGCCGGGCACTCCGCGGCGAACACTCTGCTGGACCTCGCGGCACTCGCCGACGAAGCACCGGGAACACGCGTGACCTGGATCATCCGAAACCGTTCGGCGGTCCGCGTCAGCGCGTCCGTCGACGACGGATTGCCCGCGCGGGCGTCGATCGGCGGCCGCGTCGACCGCCTGGTCGCGACCGGACGTGTGCGACTCGTCGATCGCTTCGAGATCGAGCGCCTTCGTCGCGACGGCGACCAGGCGACGCTCATCGGTCACCGCGGCGGAATGCCCGAGGAGGTCACCGCGGACGTGGTCGTCACCGCGACCGGATTCCGACCGGACCTCGGCCTCCTGCGTGAGATCCGGCTGGACCTCGACGAGGTCGTCGAGGCGCCGCGACGACTCGCACCGTTGATCGACCCGAACGTGCACAGCTGCGGCACCGTGCCCCCGCACGGCGTCGATGAGCTGCGGCATCCCGAGCCCCAGTTCTTCATCGCCGGCATGAAGTCGTACGGCCGCGCACCGACGTTCCTCCTCGCGACCGGCTACGAGCAGGTCCGCTCGATCGCCGCGCACCTCGCAGGGGATCGGCGCGCGGCGGAGGCGGTCGAGCTCTTGCTGCCGGCGACCGGCGTCTGCTCCACCAGCCTCGGCGACACCGCCGCAGCGGACGCCTCCTGCTGCGGATCCGCCTCACTGGCGAGTTGCAATTGA
- a CDS encoding arsenate reductase ArsC, with protein MTAKPTVLFVCVHNAGRSQMAAGYLSHLAGDRVEVRSAGSEPKDAVNPVAVEAMAEHGIDLGANAPKLLTTDAVAASDVVITMGCGDACPVFPGKRYEDWKLDDPAGQGIDAVRRIRDDIRARVVQLIAELDAARG; from the coding sequence ATGACCGCGAAGCCCACCGTCCTGTTCGTCTGCGTGCACAACGCCGGGCGCAGCCAGATGGCGGCCGGCTACCTGAGCCACCTCGCGGGCGACCGCGTCGAGGTGCGGTCGGCCGGATCCGAGCCGAAGGACGCCGTCAACCCGGTCGCCGTCGAAGCCATGGCCGAGCACGGCATCGACCTCGGCGCGAACGCCCCGAAGCTGCTCACGACCGATGCCGTGGCGGCATCCGACGTCGTCATCACGATGGGATGCGGCGACGCGTGCCCCGTCTTCCCGGGCAAGCGGTACGAGGACTGGAAGCTCGACGACCCGGCCGGGCAGGGCATCGACGCGGTGCGGCGCATCCGCGACGATATCCGCGCGCGCGTCGTGCAGTTGATCGCCGAGCTGGACGCAGCCCGGGGGTAG
- a CDS encoding GyrI-like domain-containing protein, producing the protein MIGALNRVVEAVEADPAADVDLAAAAAEFGTTEYHLRRMFSSLAGMPLSEYVRRRRMTLAAADLIGGASERDLLDIAVRHGYGSTEAFNRAFRAVHGVSPADVRRNGGPLRAQPHLRFRLTVEGNSPMDTRITDRPSFRLIGHAARVPLIHEGVNPHIQAHVAALPASEHARLKELGDTEPAGLLQVSADVDPDYAEGSELTYLHGVAVRAEASVPDDLDVIDVDAGEWAVFQAEGAYPQVLQETWAATATDWFPSNPWRLREGPSIVAVLDRAPDFSTATCELWLPVERAG; encoded by the coding sequence GTGATCGGAGCACTGAACCGGGTGGTCGAGGCCGTCGAGGCCGACCCCGCAGCCGACGTCGACCTCGCCGCCGCCGCCGCAGAGTTCGGCACGACCGAGTACCACCTGCGTCGCATGTTCTCGTCGCTGGCGGGCATGCCGCTGTCGGAGTACGTCCGGCGGCGTCGGATGACGCTCGCCGCCGCCGACCTGATCGGCGGCGCGTCCGAGCGGGACCTGCTCGACATCGCGGTACGGCACGGCTACGGCTCGACCGAGGCGTTCAACCGGGCGTTCCGCGCCGTGCACGGCGTCTCGCCGGCGGACGTGCGCCGGAACGGCGGCCCCCTTCGTGCGCAACCGCACCTCAGGTTCCGCCTGACCGTCGAAGGGAACTCACCCATGGACACCCGAATCACCGACCGCCCGTCGTTCCGCCTCATCGGACACGCCGCGCGGGTGCCGCTCATCCACGAGGGCGTCAACCCGCACATCCAGGCGCACGTCGCCGCCCTGCCCGCGAGCGAGCACGCCCGGCTGAAGGAGCTCGGCGACACCGAGCCGGCGGGGCTGCTGCAGGTCAGCGCCGACGTCGACCCCGACTACGCCGAGGGCAGCGAGCTGACCTACCTGCACGGCGTCGCCGTGCGCGCCGAGGCATCCGTGCCCGACGATCTCGACGTCATCGACGTGGACGCGGGGGAGTGGGCCGTGTTCCAGGCCGAAGGCGCCTACCCGCAGGTGCTGCAGGAGACCTGGGCGGCGACCGCGACCGACTGGTTCCCGTCGAACCCGTGGCGGCTGCGGGAGGGTCCGTCGATCGTCGCCGTGCTCGATCGGGCTCCGGACTTCAGCACCGCGACCTGCGAGCTGTGGCTGCCGGTCGAGCGCGCCGGCTGA
- a CDS encoding MarR family winged helix-turn-helix transcriptional regulator: MHEPLLLDRLLQIADLFQRDMSREYDGTQLSAARMGVLWTIHHAGPVAQHTIAATLDVSPRNVTGLVDALEAAGYVQRVPHPTDRRARLVELTAAGAAVMDRTVREHAELNATLLDAVDEADRDRVGTAIAAIADRLATMVAGAAAGAETASAPAAAAAAAADGAADSEARAS, translated from the coding sequence ATGCACGAGCCGCTGCTCCTCGACCGCCTGCTGCAGATCGCCGACCTGTTCCAGCGCGACATGTCCCGCGAGTACGACGGCACCCAGCTCTCGGCCGCTCGCATGGGCGTGCTGTGGACCATCCACCACGCCGGCCCGGTCGCGCAGCACACGATCGCCGCGACGCTCGACGTCAGCCCACGCAACGTCACCGGGCTCGTCGACGCGCTCGAGGCCGCGGGGTACGTGCAGCGGGTTCCGCACCCGACCGACCGGCGGGCACGACTCGTCGAGCTCACCGCCGCCGGTGCGGCCGTGATGGACCGCACGGTGCGCGAGCACGCCGAGTTGAACGCGACGCTGCTCGACGCGGTCGACGAGGCCGACCGCGATCGGGTCGGCACGGCGATCGCCGCCATCGCCGACCGGCTCGCGACGATGGTCGCCGGAGCCGCCGCCGGAGCCGAAACCGCTAGCGCTCCTGCTGCCGCTGCCGCTGCCGCTGCCGACGGCGCAGCCGACTCCGAGGCCCGCGCATCATGA
- a CDS encoding MarR family winged helix-turn-helix transcriptional regulator: protein MTESRDAEASVDVLALENQVCFALAVAARGVIGVYRPILEPLGLTHPQYLVMLALWQRSPRTVRDLGDALQLEPATLSPLLKRLEAQGYVTRARSARDDRALDVGLTDAGRALREQALRIPPQVVDRLGMSLDELGALRDRLTEVIDAVRDRG, encoded by the coding sequence ATGACCGAATCGCGCGACGCCGAGGCATCCGTCGACGTCCTGGCCCTCGAGAACCAGGTCTGCTTCGCGCTCGCGGTCGCCGCACGCGGCGTGATCGGCGTGTACCGACCGATCCTCGAGCCGCTCGGACTCACGCACCCGCAGTACCTCGTGATGCTCGCGCTCTGGCAGCGCAGCCCCCGCACCGTGCGCGACCTCGGCGACGCGCTGCAGCTCGAGCCGGCGACACTGTCACCACTGCTCAAGCGGCTCGAGGCGCAGGGCTATGTCACGAGGGCGCGCAGCGCCCGCGACGACCGTGCGCTCGACGTCGGGCTCACCGACGCGGGACGCGCGCTGCGCGAGCAGGCGCTGCGCATCCCTCCGCAGGTCGTCGACCGGCTGGGCATGAGCCTCGATGAGCTCGGTGCGTTGCGCGATCGCCTCACCGAGGTGATCGACGCGGTGCGCGACCGGGGTTGA
- a CDS encoding TIM barrel protein codes for MIRTANAPVSYGVFELSRPDLVPLPDGEQLAAWVAEAGYDGVDLGPLGLFGDRDTLPGFLGRHGLALAGGWVDLPFAGSDDDFEAAMSGLDSALEVFRAAAAAAPDRAPKPTLADSGSAERKATPGGAPELELDGEAWSRFAARVRRAADRTREAGLEPTFHHHASTYVETPREIERLLADTDVDLTFDTGHLLIGGGDPLPDFTRWKDRINHIHLKDADREVLRRAAGAADPLREVWSKRVFVALGDGDLDVDRIVDAIVESGYDGWLVIEQDVILQDAADVDRARRDQVANRERLRRWFA; via the coding sequence GTGATCCGCACCGCGAACGCGCCAGTCAGCTATGGCGTCTTCGAACTGTCGCGACCCGACCTCGTGCCGCTGCCCGATGGCGAGCAGCTCGCCGCGTGGGTCGCCGAAGCCGGCTACGACGGCGTCGACCTCGGCCCGCTCGGCCTGTTCGGCGACCGCGACACCCTGCCCGGCTTCCTCGGCCGCCACGGGCTGGCGCTCGCCGGAGGATGGGTCGACCTGCCCTTCGCCGGATCCGACGACGACTTCGAGGCCGCGATGTCGGGCCTCGACTCCGCGCTCGAGGTGTTCCGCGCCGCCGCGGCCGCGGCACCCGACCGTGCCCCGAAGCCCACCCTGGCCGACTCCGGCTCGGCCGAGCGCAAGGCCACCCCGGGCGGTGCTCCCGAGCTCGAGCTCGACGGCGAGGCCTGGAGCCGCTTCGCGGCCCGCGTGCGCCGCGCCGCCGACCGCACCCGCGAGGCGGGCCTCGAGCCGACGTTCCACCACCACGCGAGCACCTACGTCGAGACGCCGCGCGAGATCGAGCGACTCCTGGCCGACACCGACGTCGACCTCACGTTCGACACCGGCCACCTGCTCATCGGCGGCGGCGACCCGCTGCCCGACTTCACGCGCTGGAAGGACCGGATCAACCACATCCACCTGAAGGATGCCGACCGCGAGGTCCTGCGCCGCGCCGCCGGCGCCGCGGACCCGCTCCGCGAGGTCTGGTCGAAGCGCGTCTTCGTCGCGCTCGGCGACGGCGACCTCGACGTCGACCGCATCGTCGACGCGATCGTCGAGTCCGGCTACGACGGATGGCTCGTGATCGAGCAGGACGTGATCCTCCAGGATGCCGCCGACGTCGACCGCGCCCGCCGCGACCAGGTCGCCAACCGCGAGCGCCTCCGGCGGTGGTTCGCGTGA
- a CDS encoding Gfo/Idh/MocA family protein, with protein sequence MSAAAASDRVRLAVIGLGGISQSVHLPLIRRNADRVELTAVVDLSPSRAESMARAAGTGVAAFASVDELLAAVAAGDVAVDGAILATSGSHAPDAGRLIASGIRVLAEKPLAFTLEEVDALRVIAEERGVDLADWLRVGYMKEHDPATAEALRLLADADLRYVTVEVLHPADGAQLAFANLAPAPDDVPADVLAGLVAETDATVASVIGQAPAPLPKLYTNVVLGSIVHDISLLRHLVGGIGEVDRALHWGGFPGSLSLGGRLAQQPDVPWAIDWHFIPEYPEYRETVTFHHATGTISLRFAVPYVLNAPTVLTVVDGVGTLGARSAESRWMQEEAFENELRAFASLVADDPQPGPSAEASAQDIAVGQRMIRAIAESFGSRVDRDRA encoded by the coding sequence GTGAGCGCAGCAGCGGCATCCGATCGCGTCCGTCTCGCCGTCATCGGGCTCGGCGGCATCAGCCAGAGCGTGCACCTGCCCCTCATCCGCCGGAACGCCGACCGCGTCGAGCTGACCGCCGTCGTCGACCTGTCGCCGAGCCGTGCCGAGTCGATGGCCCGCGCCGCGGGCACCGGCGTCGCGGCGTTCGCGTCCGTCGACGAGCTGCTCGCCGCGGTCGCCGCCGGCGACGTCGCGGTCGACGGCGCGATCCTCGCGACCTCGGGCTCGCACGCCCCCGACGCCGGCCGGCTCATCGCCTCGGGCATCCGCGTGCTCGCCGAGAAGCCGCTCGCCTTCACGCTCGAAGAGGTCGACGCGCTCCGCGTGATCGCCGAGGAGCGCGGCGTCGACCTGGCCGACTGGCTGCGCGTCGGGTACATGAAGGAGCACGACCCCGCGACGGCCGAGGCGTTGCGCCTGCTCGCCGACGCCGACCTGCGGTACGTCACGGTCGAGGTGCTGCACCCGGCCGACGGCGCGCAGCTCGCGTTCGCCAACCTCGCGCCCGCTCCCGACGACGTTCCCGCCGACGTGCTCGCCGGTCTCGTCGCCGAGACGGATGCCACGGTCGCCTCGGTGATCGGCCAGGCCCCGGCTCCGCTGCCGAAGCTCTACACGAACGTCGTGCTGGGCTCGATCGTGCACGACATCAGCCTGCTCCGGCACCTCGTCGGCGGCATCGGCGAGGTCGACCGCGCGCTGCACTGGGGCGGGTTCCCCGGTTCGCTGTCGCTCGGCGGCAGGCTCGCCCAGCAGCCCGACGTGCCGTGGGCGATCGACTGGCATTTCATCCCCGAATACCCGGAGTACCGCGAGACCGTCACGTTCCACCACGCGACCGGCACGATCTCGCTGCGCTTCGCGGTGCCGTACGTGCTGAACGCCCCCACCGTGCTCACGGTGGTCGACGGCGTCGGCACGCTCGGCGCCCGGTCCGCCGAGTCCCGCTGGATGCAGGAGGAGGCGTTCGAGAACGAGCTCCGCGCGTTCGCGTCGCTCGTCGCAGACGACCCCCAGCCGGGGCCGTCGGCGGAGGCATCCGCCCAGGACATCGCGGTCGGACAGCGGATGATCCGCGCGATCGCCGAATCGTTCGGATCGCGGGTCGACCGCGACCGGGCCTGA
- a CDS encoding extracellular solute-binding protein, which produces MIHHSRRSTVAAIALAAAGALVLAGCSASEPEDSEDGPVTLTLTSNAITGGKNAAEADWISDWVIPEFEAAMEEEGKDVTVEFEPQGVDDENYKTKIALDLQSGEGADIISMDGIWVGEFAEAGYIAPLSDVAGDAVDEWEGWDQIPEAVQGAASFDGERYGVPQGADGRVLYYNKTLFEQAGLPADWQPESWDDVLEAARDLKQLDGVTPIQLNAGTAMGEATTMQGLLPMLAGTGEQVYEDDKWIGDSDGLRDVLDLYKTIYVDEGLGDPVLQQEAAGRDTSFQLFAQNQIGILLEGDYFWRSVINPAEGVGTAPMADRDTVVGYTKIPSVEPGDGIRDQDFVSMSGGAGRVLNPNSEHPELAWELLAFMNSAEAYEARTAGTISITPRTDVNETILADDPMLTYINEEVLPITAYRPPLAAYPQVSAALQQATLDVVVGSSVDDAMSTYVGEVTDIVGEDAVSGN; this is translated from the coding sequence ATGATCCACCACAGCAGGCGCAGCACCGTCGCCGCGATCGCACTCGCCGCAGCGGGCGCGCTCGTCCTCGCCGGATGCTCCGCCTCGGAGCCCGAGGACTCCGAGGACGGGCCCGTCACCCTCACGCTCACCTCGAACGCCATCACCGGCGGCAAGAACGCCGCCGAGGCGGACTGGATCTCCGACTGGGTGATCCCCGAGTTCGAGGCCGCCATGGAAGAGGAGGGCAAGGACGTCACCGTCGAGTTCGAGCCCCAGGGCGTCGACGACGAGAACTACAAGACGAAGATCGCGCTCGACCTCCAGTCGGGCGAGGGCGCCGACATCATCAGCATGGACGGCATCTGGGTCGGCGAGTTCGCCGAGGCCGGCTACATCGCCCCGCTGAGCGACGTCGCCGGCGACGCGGTCGACGAGTGGGAGGGCTGGGACCAGATCCCCGAGGCCGTCCAGGGCGCCGCCTCGTTCGACGGTGAGCGCTACGGCGTGCCGCAGGGCGCCGACGGTCGCGTGCTCTACTACAACAAGACGCTGTTCGAGCAGGCGGGCCTGCCCGCCGACTGGCAGCCCGAGAGCTGGGACGACGTGCTGGAGGCGGCACGCGACCTCAAGCAGCTCGACGGCGTCACCCCGATCCAGCTCAACGCGGGCACCGCGATGGGCGAGGCGACGACGATGCAGGGTCTCCTGCCGATGCTCGCCGGCACGGGCGAGCAGGTCTACGAGGACGACAAGTGGATCGGCGACTCCGACGGCCTGCGCGACGTGCTCGACCTGTACAAGACGATCTACGTCGACGAGGGCCTCGGCGACCCGGTGCTCCAGCAGGAGGCCGCCGGCCGCGACACGTCGTTCCAGCTCTTCGCGCAGAACCAGATCGGCATCCTGCTCGAGGGCGACTACTTCTGGCGCAGCGTGATCAACCCCGCCGAGGGCGTCGGCACCGCGCCGATGGCCGACCGCGACACCGTCGTCGGCTACACGAAGATCCCCTCGGTCGAGCCCGGAGACGGCATCCGCGACCAGGACTTCGTCTCGATGTCGGGCGGCGCGGGCCGTGTGCTCAACCCGAACAGCGAGCACCCCGAGCTCGCCTGGGAGCTCCTCGCGTTCATGAACTCGGCCGAGGCCTACGAGGCGCGCACCGCCGGAACCATCTCGATCACGCCGCGCACCGACGTCAACGAGACGATCCTCGCCGACGACCCGATGCTCACGTACATCAACGAGGAGGTGCTGCCGATCACGGCGTACCGCCCGCCGCTCGCGGCGTACCCGCAGGTGTCGGCCGCGCTCCAGCAGGCCACGCTGGACGTGGTCGTCGGCTCGAGCGTCGATGACGCGATGTCGACCTACGTCGGCGAGGTCACCGACATCGTCGGAGAAGACGCGGTTTCGGGCAACTGA